The Streptomyces sp. NBC_01244 genome contains a region encoding:
- the yczR gene encoding MocR-like transcription factor YczR, which produces MKISAHAVGRMVGTWQEGPGPAHQRLSDRLRLLILDGRLCLGAALPGERDLATALGTSRTTVGAAYRTLVDHGYLATRERARATVRLPHEDVPAERRRAGADAEADADAEGIDLSFAAPPAPSEILHAAFATALERLPLHFERHGYDRYGTAELREAVAGWYGRRGLPTSPDHVMITNGAQHAIGLLARTLLSPRDKVLIDHPTYPHAIRAFTDARARLLPVAVGPAGWDVPQLLAAARSAQLAYLIPDFHNPTGMYMPADVRRSLRPACPTIIDETLADLGLEATDPDPAAEPFTATHPTAISVGSVSKSIWGGLRIGWIRAVPALLERVARARPATDLGTPVVEQLATAVLLNGGQTRRPDALLQLRAQQDALLTALADHLPEVRAPRAPGGVTLWARFPEPVGSRLAAIAPDHGVTIAAGPRFGVGGAFERHVRLPYTLPAPRLTEAVRRLAAAHRALTAGATGIHTPAAVG; this is translated from the coding sequence ATGAAGATCAGCGCGCACGCGGTCGGACGCATGGTGGGGACCTGGCAGGAGGGCCCCGGGCCGGCGCACCAGCGGCTCTCCGACCGGCTGCGGCTGCTGATCCTGGACGGGCGTCTCTGCCTCGGGGCGGCGCTGCCGGGCGAACGGGACCTGGCCACCGCGCTCGGTACGAGCAGGACCACGGTCGGGGCCGCGTACCGCACGCTGGTGGATCACGGCTACCTGGCCACGAGGGAGCGCGCGCGGGCGACCGTACGACTCCCGCACGAGGACGTGCCCGCCGAGCGGCGCAGGGCCGGTGCGGACGCGGAGGCGGACGCCGACGCGGAGGGCATCGACCTGTCCTTCGCCGCGCCTCCCGCGCCCTCCGAGATCCTGCACGCCGCTTTCGCGACGGCGCTGGAGCGGCTGCCGCTCCACTTCGAGCGGCACGGGTACGACCGGTACGGCACCGCGGAGCTGCGCGAGGCGGTTGCCGGGTGGTACGGGCGCAGGGGGCTGCCCACCTCGCCCGATCACGTCATGATCACCAACGGTGCGCAGCACGCGATCGGTCTGCTGGCGCGCACGCTGCTGTCGCCGCGCGACAAGGTGCTGATCGACCACCCCACCTATCCGCACGCGATCAGGGCGTTCACCGATGCGCGCGCCCGGCTCCTGCCGGTGGCGGTGGGGCCGGCCGGCTGGGACGTGCCGCAACTCCTCGCGGCGGCCCGGTCCGCGCAATTGGCGTACCTGATCCCGGACTTCCATAACCCGACCGGGATGTACATGCCCGCGGACGTACGCCGGAGCCTGCGGCCGGCCTGCCCGACGATCATCGACGAGACCCTGGCGGACCTGGGGCTGGAGGCGACGGACCCGGACCCGGCCGCGGAACCCTTCACCGCGACGCACCCCACCGCCATCAGCGTCGGCTCGGTGTCCAAGAGCATCTGGGGCGGCCTGCGCATCGGCTGGATCCGCGCCGTGCCCGCGCTGCTGGAGCGCGTCGCGCGAGCCCGCCCGGCGACGGATCTCGGCACCCCGGTGGTGGAACAGCTCGCCACGGCCGTGCTCCTGAATGGAGGTCAGACCAGGCGGCCCGACGCCCTGCTCCAACTGCGGGCACAGCAGGACGCCTTGCTCACGGCGCTGGCCGACCACCTCCCCGAGGTGCGCGCGCCGCGGGCGCCCGGCGGGGTGACGCTGTGGGCGCGGTTCCCGGAGCCGGTCGGTTCCCGGCTGGCGGCGATCGCGCCGGACCACGGGGTGACGATCGCGGCGGGGCCGCGGTTCGGGGTCGGCGGCGCGTTCGAGCGCCATGTCCGCCTGCCGTACACGCTCCCGGCGCCCCGCCTCACGGAGGCCGTCCGCCGCCTGGCCGCCGCCCACCGGGCCCTCACGGCGGGCGCCACCGGGATCCACACCCCGGCGGCGGTGGGCTGA
- the yczE gene encoding membrane protein YczE, with protein sequence MPRPAPAPAPATHPPRLNAFAQLRAGRTARRVPQLLLGLAGYGAAVMTLVQSGLGTASWSVLTDGAAKSLGISFGWATNLISLLVLLAWIPLRELPGLGTVLNVAIVGFAADATAAVLPAPQGTAAALAYLALGLVALGFFDALYLGAQYGSGPRDGIMTGLVRLTRLPVATVRTGIEVTVAGLGWLLGGTLGLGTVFVALCTGPLVGWFLPRLTVRLDGPSGVRPLVQYGGQP encoded by the coding sequence ATGCCCCGCCCCGCACCCGCACCCGCTCCCGCCACCCACCCGCCCCGCCTGAACGCCTTCGCCCAGCTCCGGGCGGGCCGCACCGCCCGCCGCGTCCCCCAACTCCTGCTCGGCCTGGCGGGCTACGGCGCCGCCGTCATGACGCTCGTCCAGTCCGGCCTCGGCACGGCGAGCTGGAGCGTGCTCACCGACGGCGCGGCCAAGAGCCTCGGCATCTCCTTCGGCTGGGCCACCAACCTCATCTCGCTCCTGGTGCTCCTCGCCTGGATCCCGCTGCGCGAGCTCCCCGGGCTCGGCACCGTCCTCAACGTCGCGATCGTCGGCTTCGCCGCCGACGCCACCGCCGCCGTACTCCCCGCCCCCCAAGGGACCGCCGCCGCCCTCGCGTACCTCGCCCTCGGCCTGGTCGCCCTCGGCTTCTTCGACGCGCTCTACCTCGGCGCCCAGTACGGCTCGGGCCCGCGCGACGGCATCATGACCGGCCTCGTCCGCCTGACCCGCCTGCCCGTCGCGACCGTGCGCACCGGCATCGAGGTGACCGTGGCCGGCCTCGGCTGGCTGCTCGGCGGCACCCTCGGCCTCGGCACCGTGTTCGTCGCCCTGTGCACGGGCCCCCTGGTCGGCTGGTTCCTCCCGCGCCTGACGGTCCGCCTGGACGGCCCCTCAGGGGTGCGCCCGCTCGTGCAGTACGGCGGCCAGCCGTAG
- a CDS encoding helix-turn-helix domain-containing protein, with the protein MPDSGGVDPFSSPRTMLGSELRVARKRAGLSQDKLGEPLFVSGSFIGQLEAGTRRMTVELGREIDRILGTDDFFTRNCQAVTKFKYPDHFTEAAEAEGLAKAIREYAPLLIPGLLQKEAYARAVFRAYQPTATESAIDALVEARLARAALLAEPTTPLLWCVLDEAVLRRVIGSRAVMAETLRQLADLIRSHRIIVQVLPFSAGAHATMDGPLKLMSFEDAPPLAYLAGHTTGLLLDDPATVARHFLTYDLLTASALAPRESLALIESVAEDYAHDEQA; encoded by the coding sequence GTGCCCGATTCCGGAGGCGTCGACCCGTTCTCCTCACCCCGCACCATGCTCGGCTCCGAACTGCGCGTCGCCCGCAAAAGGGCCGGCCTCAGCCAGGACAAACTAGGCGAGCCCCTCTTCGTCAGCGGCTCCTTCATCGGCCAACTCGAAGCGGGTACCCGCCGGATGACGGTGGAGCTGGGCCGCGAGATCGACCGGATCCTCGGCACGGACGACTTCTTCACCCGCAACTGCCAAGCGGTGACGAAGTTCAAATACCCCGACCACTTCACGGAGGCCGCCGAGGCCGAGGGCCTGGCGAAGGCCATCCGGGAGTACGCACCCCTGCTGATCCCGGGCCTGCTCCAGAAGGAGGCCTACGCCCGGGCCGTCTTCCGCGCCTACCAGCCGACGGCGACGGAGTCGGCCATCGACGCCCTGGTCGAAGCCCGGCTGGCCCGTGCGGCCCTGCTCGCGGAGCCAACAACCCCGTTGTTGTGGTGCGTGCTCGACGAGGCGGTGCTGCGTCGGGTCATCGGGAGCCGGGCCGTGATGGCCGAAACGCTGCGGCAGCTCGCGGACCTGATCCGGTCCCACCGGATCATCGTCCAGGTGCTCCCGTTCAGTGCGGGTGCCCACGCGACCATGGACGGCCCCCTCAAGCTCATGTCGTTCGAAGACGCACCCCCGCTCGCCTATCTCGCAGGCCACACAACAGGGCTGCTCCTAGACGATCCGGCCACGGTGGCACGCCACTTCCTGACCTACGATCTCCTTACCGCCAGCGCGCTGGCACCACGTGAATCACTGGCCTTGATCGAATCTGTGGCGGAGGATTACGCACATGACGAGCAGGCCTGA
- a CDS encoding DUF397 domain-containing protein — MTSRPEYDISTAMWHKSSYSGGDGGDCLEMATWRKSTHSGGSGGDCLEVADDHPGIVPVRDSKVPEGPHLTFGAPAWYAFVAALV; from the coding sequence ATGACGAGCAGGCCTGAGTACGACATCTCGACTGCCATGTGGCACAAATCCAGCTACAGCGGCGGCGACGGCGGCGACTGCCTGGAGATGGCCACCTGGCGGAAGTCCACCCACAGCGGCGGAAGCGGCGGCGACTGCCTGGAAGTCGCCGACGACCACCCCGGCATCGTCCCCGTCCGCGACTCCAAGGTCCCCGAAGGCCCCCACCTCACCTTCGGCGCCCCCGCCTGGTACGCGTTCGTCGCCGCCCTCGTCTAG
- a CDS encoding protein kinase domain-containing protein: MPETSWSDSRIGPYALLKRLGGGGMGDVYLGRSRGGRLVAVKVVRPHLAKAPEFRRRFAVEVAAARQVGGFYTAMVVDADVTADVPWLATAYVPGPSLQEAVDAYGPLPAGTVAALGAGLAEGLTAIHSHGLVHRDLKPGNVILAEDGPRIIDFGIARALDAATRLTAHGVIGTPAFMSPEQATDGEVGPSSDVFSLAGLLVYAVTGRTPFGGVATFAVLHRVVHEEPDLTGVPPELAHLLLPCLHKDPAQRPTTAQLLGRFAAAAESYAPAARRNPDQITTMIVERGVLAATWIMDEPDGAPVSADERVRWALLAEVADAMGALYARRASADRIVPVVLPALPGELAGADRATVTRWHKRAGETVATGETLFSVTDGRLRAVVVSPAAGELRETGPAAGDTVRAGDLVGVVRRPKAAGSAAKSTKATTAKPKARPGTPTKAPTRPKPKAGPMPTSMPGLGRPPRPALTFEPTPTPTPPPTPKRNGRFGCLGVGLIVLFIASALCLIGLAVYSQDISNAEAGDCVRIEDGEKGGAYVEPCDFPIWWNKTYKVISVGEIDCAAGRLLSWPSDDKKKWVTLCLQEISAWDGKPVT, from the coding sequence ATGCCCGAGACATCATGGTCGGACTCCCGGATAGGCCCGTACGCCCTGCTGAAACGGCTGGGCGGCGGCGGCATGGGTGACGTGTATCTGGGGCGCTCGCGGGGCGGGCGGCTGGTCGCAGTCAAGGTCGTACGGCCGCATCTGGCCAAGGCTCCGGAGTTCCGGCGCCGGTTCGCCGTCGAGGTGGCGGCGGCGCGGCAGGTCGGCGGCTTCTACACCGCGATGGTGGTCGATGCCGATGTGACGGCCGACGTACCGTGGCTGGCGACGGCGTACGTGCCCGGACCGTCCTTGCAGGAGGCGGTGGACGCCTACGGGCCGTTGCCGGCCGGAACGGTGGCCGCGCTCGGCGCCGGACTCGCCGAGGGGCTCACCGCGATCCACTCCCACGGCCTGGTCCACCGCGACCTCAAGCCCGGAAACGTCATCCTCGCAGAGGACGGCCCCCGCATCATCGACTTCGGCATCGCCCGCGCCCTGGACGCGGCCACCCGGCTCACCGCGCACGGAGTGATCGGCACCCCCGCCTTCATGTCGCCGGAACAGGCCACCGACGGCGAAGTCGGCCCGTCATCAGACGTGTTCAGCCTGGCCGGCCTCCTGGTGTACGCCGTCACCGGACGCACCCCGTTCGGCGGCGTCGCCACCTTCGCGGTCCTGCACCGCGTCGTCCACGAAGAACCCGACCTGACCGGCGTCCCGCCCGAACTCGCCCACCTGCTTCTGCCGTGTCTTCACAAAGACCCGGCGCAACGACCGACGACAGCGCAGCTGTTGGGGCGGTTCGCGGCGGCGGCGGAGTCGTACGCGCCCGCCGCGCGCCGGAACCCCGATCAGATCACCACGATGATCGTGGAAAGGGGTGTGCTGGCCGCGACCTGGATCATGGACGAGCCGGACGGAGCCCCGGTCTCGGCGGACGAACGCGTGCGCTGGGCGCTGCTGGCCGAGGTCGCCGACGCGATGGGCGCGCTGTACGCGAGGAGGGCGAGCGCGGACCGGATCGTACCGGTGGTTCTGCCGGCCCTACCGGGGGAACTGGCGGGGGCGGACCGGGCGACGGTGACCCGCTGGCACAAACGGGCCGGAGAGACGGTCGCGACGGGAGAGACGCTCTTCTCGGTGACCGACGGGCGGCTGCGCGCGGTGGTCGTCTCTCCGGCCGCGGGCGAACTGCGGGAGACCGGCCCGGCGGCCGGAGATACCGTACGGGCCGGTGACCTGGTGGGGGTGGTGAGACGACCGAAGGCCGCCGGGTCCGCTGCCAAGAGCACGAAGGCGACAACGGCCAAGCCGAAGGCGCGGCCCGGAACGCCAACGAAGGCGCCGACGAGGCCCAAGCCAAAAGCGGGACCGATGCCGACCTCAATGCCTGGACTGGGAAGGCCCCCGAGGCCGGCCTTGACGTTCGAGCCGACCCCGACACCGACCCCACCCCCGACGCCGAAGCGCAACGGCAGGTTCGGGTGCCTCGGCGTCGGGCTGATCGTCCTGTTCATCGCGAGCGCTCTCTGCTTGATCGGGCTCGCGGTCTACTCGCAAGACATCTCCAACGCCGAGGCGGGCGACTGTGTCCGTATCGAGGACGGTGAAAAGGGCGGTGCCTACGTCGAACCCTGCGACTTCCCCATCTGGTGGAACAAGACGTACAAGGTGATTTCGGTCGGCGAGATCGACTGTGCCGCCGGCCGGCTGTTGTCCTGGCCGTCCGACGACAAGAAGAAGTGGGTCACGCTGTGCCTCCAGGAGATCAGCGCGTGGGACGGCAAGCCCGTCACCTGA
- a CDS encoding MFS transporter, translated as MASTPAPPAPKTIAPSARSVLRDVPFLRLWAGTTASGLATWALPFVLGLAVLHRDLSAAGLGLVLAARTAGFLAAVTVGGVLADRHSRRAVVLWSALAAAVAAPLLAAGLGRSLLLMTAAAALAGAGQGACRPAFQALTAETVDPGRRQQANAAMTMAVRGSTLAGPALTALLAAFLDVWTLLLGIGLLWLVAALVPGKGQGTAAGAVPAPRASFRAEFVDGVREARRHPWFLAGLAALVAVIALGYSATSVALPLISRDRYDSEWVLAAAMTAYIVGALGGALVIARRRPRSQGWAAFAGLAAYGFAPLSLMLPVHPWVVVAAYAVAGIGIELFNVPWFTATQREVAPDRLARVSSLDFLVSYGLAPVGLALIAPAIDAFGVTPVLGVCAAACFLVPAAAALVPTARHFARVAPPVDGP; from the coding sequence GTGGCGAGCACGCCCGCGCCTCCGGCGCCCAAAACCATTGCCCCGTCCGCGCGTTCAGTCCTCCGGGACGTTCCGTTCCTGCGCCTGTGGGCGGGCACCACCGCCTCCGGACTCGCGACCTGGGCCCTGCCCTTCGTCCTCGGGCTCGCCGTCCTCCACCGCGACCTGAGCGCCGCCGGCCTCGGCCTGGTCCTCGCCGCGCGCACGGCCGGATTCCTCGCCGCCGTCACCGTCGGCGGCGTCCTGGCCGACCGGCACTCCCGCCGTGCGGTCGTCCTCTGGTCGGCCCTGGCGGCGGCGGTCGCGGCCCCCCTCCTCGCGGCCGGACTGGGCCGCTCGCTCCTGCTGATGACGGCCGCCGCAGCCCTCGCCGGAGCCGGACAGGGCGCCTGCCGGCCGGCGTTCCAGGCGCTCACCGCCGAGACCGTCGACCCGGGACGCCGCCAGCAGGCCAATGCCGCCATGACCATGGCCGTACGGGGTTCCACGCTCGCCGGACCCGCTCTGACCGCGCTGCTCGCGGCCTTCCTCGACGTCTGGACCCTGCTGCTCGGCATCGGCCTGCTCTGGCTGGTCGCCGCGCTCGTCCCGGGCAAGGGGCAGGGCACGGCCGCCGGTGCCGTCCCGGCGCCGCGCGCGAGTTTCCGCGCCGAGTTCGTGGACGGCGTACGGGAGGCACGCCGCCACCCCTGGTTCCTCGCCGGACTGGCCGCCCTCGTCGCGGTCATCGCCCTCGGCTACTCCGCCACCAGCGTCGCCCTGCCCCTGATCAGCCGGGACCGCTACGACAGCGAATGGGTGCTCGCGGCGGCCATGACCGCCTACATAGTCGGCGCCCTCGGCGGAGCCCTCGTCATCGCCCGCCGGCGGCCGCGCTCACAGGGCTGGGCCGCCTTCGCGGGGCTGGCGGCGTACGGATTCGCCCCGCTGAGCCTGATGCTGCCCGTGCATCCGTGGGTGGTCGTGGCCGCCTACGCCGTCGCCGGGATCGGGATCGAGCTGTTCAACGTGCCCTGGTTCACCGCCACCCAGCGCGAAGTCGCCCCGGACCGGCTGGCCCGCGTCTCCTCGCTGGACTTCCTCGTCTCCTACGGCCTGGCCCCGGTCGGCCTCGCCCTGATCGCCCCGGCCATCGACGCCTTCGGCGTCACGCCCGTCCTCGGCGTGTGCGCGGCCGCGTGCTTCCTCGTACCGGCGGCGGCCGCCCTGGTACCGACGGCCCGCCACTTCGCACGGGTGGCTCCGCCGGTGGATGGGCCTTAG
- a CDS encoding ABC transporter substrate-binding protein — protein MRHPARLGIALTIALATAACSAPAADDSKGAAAPAAQASTVTSCGRQAAFAAPPKRAVALDQTSTETLLELGLQDSMAGTANLKTKIPAPYQAAYAKVPVIAPKIATGEQLRAATPDFVVGGSADLFTKDRAGTREELDALKVPTFVSAVDCPERNPAGRTPFELLFSDYENLGKVFGAEERAAKLAADQRAAVTKAGENAAKLTGGTAGAEQPTVVYLYSVFNGMPYVAGKTGLPSEMSRIVGAKNAFDDVDEDWPEVSWEEVAKRDPDFIVIGDLSERGRPGDSAAEKRATMTGHPVVSKLAAVRDDKILEVPGIELDPSVRSVHALGLLAAGMKDLGYVR, from the coding sequence ATGCGCCACCCCGCCCGCCTCGGCATCGCCCTGACCATCGCCCTCGCCACCGCGGCCTGCTCCGCACCCGCCGCCGACGACTCCAAGGGCGCAGCCGCCCCCGCCGCCCAGGCCTCCACCGTCACGAGCTGCGGGCGCCAGGCCGCCTTCGCCGCGCCGCCGAAGCGGGCCGTCGCCCTGGACCAGACCTCGACCGAGACCCTGCTCGAACTCGGCCTCCAGGACTCGATGGCGGGAACCGCCAACCTCAAGACGAAGATCCCCGCCCCGTACCAGGCCGCGTACGCCAAGGTCCCCGTCATCGCCCCGAAGATCGCGACGGGCGAGCAACTGCGCGCGGCCACCCCCGACTTCGTCGTCGGCGGCTCCGCCGACCTCTTCACCAAGGACCGCGCCGGCACCCGCGAGGAGCTGGACGCCCTCAAGGTCCCGACCTTCGTCAGCGCCGTGGACTGCCCCGAGCGGAACCCGGCCGGCCGGACCCCCTTCGAGCTGCTCTTCTCCGACTACGAGAACCTCGGCAAGGTCTTCGGCGCCGAGGAGCGGGCCGCCAAGCTCGCCGCCGACCAGCGCGCCGCCGTCACCAAGGCCGGGGAGAACGCCGCGAAGCTCACCGGGGGCACCGCGGGAGCCGAACAGCCCACCGTCGTCTACCTCTACTCCGTCTTCAACGGCATGCCGTACGTGGCGGGCAAGACCGGCCTGCCCAGCGAGATGAGCCGGATCGTCGGCGCGAAGAACGCCTTCGACGACGTCGACGAGGACTGGCCGGAGGTCTCCTGGGAGGAAGTCGCCAAGCGGGACCCCGACTTCATCGTGATCGGCGACCTGTCCGAGCGCGGCCGGCCCGGCGACAGCGCCGCCGAGAAGCGCGCCACCATGACCGGACACCCCGTCGTCTCCAAGCTCGCCGCGGTCCGCGACGACAAGATCCTCGAAGTGCCCGGCATCGAACTGGACCCCTCGGTGCGCTCCGTCCACGCCCTGGGGCTGCTCGCGGCCGGCATGAAGGACCTCGGGTATGTCCGCTGA
- a CDS encoding FecCD family ABC transporter permease, with the protein MSADTVAPGSVALSGPGPAAPRSTAPRSAMAGAGLFLLAGAVLAASLAAAVRIGAADVGWTGLGRVFGSRLGLDIAPLPPLLDSLVWDLRLPRVLMAALVGASLAVCGAVLQAVTRNALADPYLLGVSSGASAGAVTVVVLGIGANTLGVTGGALAGALLSFGLLLLLLRRTGLDSVRIVLTGVVIGQLFTALTSLVLMASADADTTRAVTHWLLGSMAPARWDTVAVCAVVTPLGLAAAWLCSNALDGLAFGTDTAASLGIDVRHTRMLLLVVTAVLTAVAVATVGAIGFVGLIVPHGVRFLVGPLHRVLLPYTALAGAVFLVWTDALARIAFGPREVPVGVITALLGVPIFLLVLRKRGEL; encoded by the coding sequence ATGTCCGCTGACACGGTGGCCCCCGGGTCGGTCGCCCTGAGCGGGCCGGGGCCGGCCGCGCCCCGGTCCACCGCGCCCCGGTCCGCCATGGCCGGGGCGGGCCTCTTCCTCCTCGCCGGCGCCGTCCTGGCGGCCTCGCTGGCGGCAGCCGTCCGCATCGGCGCCGCCGACGTGGGCTGGACCGGCCTCGGCCGCGTCTTCGGCTCCCGACTCGGCCTGGACATCGCGCCGTTGCCGCCGCTGCTGGACTCGCTCGTCTGGGACCTGCGGCTGCCGCGCGTGCTGATGGCCGCCCTCGTCGGCGCCTCGCTCGCCGTGTGCGGCGCGGTGCTCCAAGCCGTCACCCGCAACGCCCTCGCCGACCCCTACCTGCTCGGCGTCTCCTCGGGCGCGTCCGCGGGAGCCGTCACCGTGGTCGTCCTCGGGATCGGCGCGAACACCCTCGGCGTCACCGGCGGAGCGCTCGCCGGAGCACTGCTCTCCTTCGGGCTGCTCCTGCTGCTCCTGCGGCGCACCGGGCTGGACTCCGTACGCATCGTCCTGACCGGCGTGGTCATCGGGCAGCTCTTCACCGCGCTGACCTCGCTCGTCCTGATGGCCTCGGCGGACGCGGACACCACCCGGGCCGTCACCCACTGGCTCCTGGGCTCGATGGCCCCGGCCCGCTGGGACACCGTCGCGGTCTGCGCGGTCGTCACCCCGCTGGGGCTGGCGGCGGCCTGGCTCTGCTCGAACGCCCTCGACGGGCTCGCCTTCGGCACCGACACCGCCGCGTCCCTCGGGATCGACGTACGGCACACGCGGATGCTGCTGCTCGTGGTCACCGCCGTGCTGACCGCGGTGGCCGTGGCCACCGTCGGCGCCATCGGTTTCGTAGGGCTGATCGTCCCCCACGGGGTGCGGTTCCTCGTCGGGCCGCTACACCGGGTGCTGTTGCCGTACACGGCGCTGGCGGGCGCGGTGTTCCTGGTGTGGACGGACGCGCTGGCACGGATCGCCTTCGGACCCCGCGAGGTCCCCGTCGGCGTGATCACCGCACTGCTCGGCGTACCGATCTTCCTGCTGGTCCTGCGCAAGCGGGGGGAGCTGTGA
- a CDS encoding Rossmann-like domain-containing protein, whose protein sequence is MNPTTAATTTTPTPSVDSPSVDSLIEAVLAGEHGPLPSSLVATSVFWIHHGTRLAGGDTTYLNQYVLVRLGGSFGGCAFEAGEIDPSICRDSSGTPLDVLLREAPRPLRIAALDAYLSETRPHRAAAEAGDAEPVTLPAGTPEIRARARDAAIAGLLDIEEGAEVGLIGVVNPLVAAIRERGGRPLPCDLNLKATQWGDPVTDDMHEVLERAQAVVATGMTLSNGTFDTILKRCRSRGIPLVVYAQTGSAVARAFLGSGVTALSAEPFPFSQFSAEETVLYRYRTAGGA, encoded by the coding sequence ATGAACCCGACCACCGCAGCCACGACCACCACCCCGACGCCCTCCGTCGACTCGCCCTCCGTCGACTCGCTCATCGAGGCCGTACTGGCCGGCGAGCACGGCCCGCTCCCCTCCTCGCTCGTCGCCACCAGCGTGTTCTGGATCCACCACGGCACCCGCCTGGCCGGCGGCGACACCACCTACCTCAACCAGTACGTCCTCGTCCGCCTCGGCGGCTCCTTCGGCGGCTGCGCCTTCGAGGCCGGCGAGATCGACCCCTCGATCTGCCGCGACTCCTCCGGGACCCCGCTCGACGTCCTCCTGCGCGAGGCCCCCCGCCCGCTGCGGATCGCCGCCCTCGACGCCTACCTCTCCGAGACCCGCCCGCACCGCGCGGCGGCCGAGGCCGGCGACGCCGAACCCGTCACCCTCCCCGCCGGCACCCCGGAGATCCGCGCCCGGGCCCGCGACGCGGCCATCGCGGGACTGCTGGACATCGAGGAGGGCGCCGAGGTCGGACTCATCGGCGTCGTCAACCCGCTGGTCGCGGCGATCCGCGAGCGCGGCGGCCGACCGCTGCCGTGCGACCTCAACCTCAAGGCCACCCAGTGGGGCGACCCGGTCACCGACGACATGCACGAGGTGCTGGAGCGCGCGCAGGCCGTCGTCGCCACCGGGATGACCCTGAGCAACGGCACCTTCGACACCATCCTGAAGCGCTGCCGCTCCCGGGGCATCCCGCTGGTCGTCTACGCGCAGACCGGCAGCGCCGTGGCCCGCGCCTTCCTCGGCTCCGGGGTGACCGCCCTGTCCGCGGAGCCCTTCCCCTTCTCCCAGTTCAGCGCCGAGGAGACGGTCCTGTACCGCTACCGGACGGCGGGCGGCGCATGA